A single window of Ictalurus furcatus strain D&B chromosome 3, Billie_1.0, whole genome shotgun sequence DNA harbors:
- the p2rx3b gene encoding P2X purinoceptor 3b yields MWGCITDFFTYETTKSVVVKSWTIGIINRVVQLLIISYFVGWVFLYEKAYQERDTAIESSVMTKVKGFGEHHNKTMDVADFVTPSQGASVFCIITKLITTENQVQGLCPESEGKFKCEHDDNCTKLMTKPGSNGLLTGKCVSYGSMKTCQIRGWCPAEIDDVPITPMMEVENFTIFIKNSIRFPRFNFTKGNFLPNINSSYIKKCNFDFEQNSYCPIFRVGDVIRFSHQNFTTLANKGGVIGIKIAWVCDLDKSEDDCKPAYSFTRLDAMSEKTSVSPGYNFRFAKYFKMENGTEYRTLLKAVAIRFDVMVNGNAGKFNMIPTLINMVAAFTSVGVGAVLCDIILLNFLKGADEYKARKFEEVSDKQIEKSPSYISGVYRTRDLSELSVRPEDKFSNDSGAFSIGQYG; encoded by the exons TTGGGTGTTTTTGTATGAGAAGGCCTATCAAGAGAGAGACACTGCTATCGAATCATCGGTGATGACTAAAGTGAAAGGATTTGGAGAGCACCACAATAAAACCATGGATGTTGCTGACTTTGTCACACCTTCACAG GGGGCCTCAGTGTTCTGCATCATTACTAAACTCATCACCACAGAGAACCAGGTGCAGGGCTTGTGTCCTGAG agtgAGGGAAAATTTAAATGTGAACATGATGACAACTGCACAAAATTAATGACAAAGCCAGGCTCAAATG GTTTGTTGACAGGAAAGTGTGTGAGCTATGGTTCTATGAAAACATGTCAGATCAGAGGATGGTGTCCTGCAGAGATAGATGATGTCCCAAT AACACCCATGATGGAGGTTGAGAACTTCACCATATTTATCAAAAACAGCATTCGCTTTCCCCGCTTCAACTTCACAAA AGGAAACTTCTTACCCAACATCAACAGCAGTTATATAAAGAAGTGCAATTTTGACTTTGAACAAAACAGTTACTGCCCGATATTCAGAGTGGGAGACGTGATCCGGTTTAGCCATCAGAACTTCACTACCCTGGCTAATAAA ggtggtGTAATAGGCATAAAGATAGCCTGGGTGTGTGATCTGGATAAATCAGAGGACGACTGTAAGCCTGCTTACTCCTTTACCCGTCTTGATGCCATGTCTGAGAAAACCAGTGTATCACCAGGGTACAACTTTAG GTTCGCAAAGTACTTTAAGATGGAGAATGGGACGGAGTACCGCACTCTGCTGAAGGCAGTCGCGATCCGATTTGATGTGATGGTCAACGGAAAC GCAGGGAAATTTAATATGATCCCAACTCTAATCAATATGGTGGCTGCCTTCACTTCTGTGGGTGTG GGGGCTGTCCTTTGTGATATAATTCTTCTGAATTTCCTGAAAGGAGCTGATGAGTACAAGGCAAGGAAATTTGAAGAG GTGTCAGATAAACAAATTGAAAAATCACCCTCCTACATCAGCGGCGTGTACCGAACCAGAGATCTCAGCGAGCTGTCAGTCAGACCTGAAGACAAGTTCTCTAATGACTCAGGGGCTTTTTCCATCGGCCAGTATGGTTAA
- the si:dkey-9i23.6 gene encoding uncharacterized protein si:dkey-9i23.6, translating into MEYEIMKQPCRNENTVTSMEETEPPPLPPKLRNLDNVHVQLQRNFTLKDFRLDLEPINLLEEICTGQEWAKFLPVKDSSPQTDAKDYSQTEDSNHSNDDIGSRNAVMKPDLSADKEQSEISSNPASITDSQVDRVVQVRRGTSDSPFSALPETPIRNVTGTQRTSNVPESEQFKGGENDLMVINTYDENDLTNVKDMPLDLSVVKSSGLLDNSALKSRIQLSKKRKHRPPRKSKKGNFIKGFFRQRSASTESSDSPTSSYASVFASSKFYALPCSESNNSQTHEDSHTAVLGNEKAQVRNAAVLQRISEMPESYGNDYDNAEVFDQLSNKAELMDLPVDFSVVKSSGVLDNSALKNRIQLSKKRKHRPPGKRKSKNAKTKFSTINIIRPRSASESIQSRPSLHASVFTASEFNHLPRSNDAKDSQTPVPGNKQKAKFFKPKLWKMKT; encoded by the exons ATGGAATATGAAATAATGAAGCAACCTTGCAGGAATGAGAATACA GTCACGTCCATGGAAGAAACAGAGCCTCCACCCCTCCCTCCTAAACTGCGGAATCTCGACAACGTGCATGTCCAATTACAAAG gaaTTTTACACTAAAAGATTTCAGGCTCGACCTCGAGCCCATCAACTTGCTGGAGGAGATTTGTACAGGACAGGAATGGGCAAAATTCCTTCCTGTAAAAGATTCCTCACCCCAAACAGATGCCAAAGACTACTCACAGACAGAGGATTCCAATCATTCGAACGATGATATCGGATCTCGGAATGCAGTCATGAAGCCGGACCTATCAGCAGACAAAGAGCAGTCAGAGATCAGTTCTAATCCAGCCAGTATTACTGACAGTCAGGTGGACAGGGTAGTCCAGGTCAGACGAGGAACATCAGATTCACCGTTTTCTGCTCTTCCCGAAACACCAATAAGAAATGTTACAGGAACACAAAGGACATCTAATGTGCCAGAATCTGAGCAATTTAAAGGCGGTGAAAATGATCTCATGGTAATAAACACGTATGATGAAAATGATCTGACAAATGTCAAGGACATGCCACTTGATTTGTCTGTTGTCAAG TCATCTGGATTACTAGACAATTCTGCACTGAAGAGTCGAATCCAActgagcaaaaaaagaaaacatcgaCCACCACGAAAGAGTAAAAAAG GAAATTTCATTAAGGGCTTTTTTCGCCAACGCAGTGCCTCTACAGAGTCCTCTGATTCCCCTACTTCTTCATATGCTTCTGTTTTTGCCTCCTCCAAATTTTATGCTTTACCATGTTCAGAATCCAATAACTCCCAGACACACGAAGATTCCCATACAGCTGTACTTGGTAATGAGAAG GCACAAGTAAGAAATGCTGCAGTACTTCAAAGGATATCAGAAATGCCAGAATCCTATGGCAATGATTATGACAATGCAGAAGTGTTTGATCAGCTATCAAACAAGGCAGAGTTGATGGATTTGCCTGTTGATTTCTCTGTTGTCAAG TCATCAGGAGTGCTAGACAATTCTGCTCTGAAGAATCGAATCCAGttgagcaaaaaaagaaaacatcgacctccaggaaaaagaaaaagta AAAATGCCAAAACGAAGTTCTCCACTATAAACATTATTCGCCCACGCAGTGCCTCAGAGTCCATTCAGTCTCGCCCTTCTTTACATGCTTCTGTCTTTACCGCCTCTGAATTTAATCATTTAccaaggtccaatgatgccaaAGATTCCCAAACACCTGTTCCTGGTAATAAG CAAAAGGCAAAATTCTTTAAACCAAAGCTATGGAAGATGAAGACCTAA